A genomic region of Thermoanaerobaculia bacterium contains the following coding sequences:
- a CDS encoding aminotransferase class I/II-fold pyridoxal phosphate-dependent enzyme: protein MRHSSESVDTLAAHAGRDSFAALGVHAPPIDLSSTYPFPDLDQATGALDAFAAGAATAATPIYGRLHNPTVARFEEGLALLEGAEQAVAFGSGMAAISAVLLAACAQGRHVVAVRPLYGGTDHLVASGILGIEATFVGRHEVTGALRPDTALVLIETPGNPTLSLVDIEAVVRQAGTVPVAVDSTFATPVLQRPLAHGATYSIHSATKFLSGHGDVIAGVVACSEPAAAGLRQVRILTGSLLHPWAAYLLHRSLPTLPLRVRRAQESAAFVARKLAAHPGVTRVLYPGLPGGDPLGLVGRQMSGPGAILAFEVAGGAAAARRILQNVKLATPAVSLGSTDTLIEHPAGLTHRLVDPAALAAEGITPGLLRLSVGIEDPADIWRDLETAILLAAESPAGSAELAGAR, encoded by the coding sequence ATGCGGCATTCGAGCGAATCTGTCGACACCCTTGCCGCTCACGCCGGGCGCGACTCTTTCGCCGCGCTCGGAGTGCATGCACCGCCGATCGACCTCTCCTCGACCTATCCGTTCCCGGATCTCGACCAGGCGACCGGAGCGCTCGACGCCTTCGCCGCCGGGGCCGCCACCGCGGCGACGCCGATCTACGGCCGCCTGCACAATCCGACCGTGGCACGTTTCGAAGAGGGTCTCGCCCTCCTCGAGGGGGCAGAACAGGCGGTGGCCTTCGGCAGCGGCATGGCGGCGATCAGCGCCGTCCTGCTCGCCGCTTGCGCCCAGGGCCGGCATGTCGTCGCCGTACGCCCGCTCTACGGCGGCACCGACCACCTCGTGGCCTCCGGCATCCTCGGCATCGAAGCGACTTTCGTCGGTAGGCACGAGGTCACAGGAGCCCTGCGCCCCGACACCGCTCTCGTCCTCATCGAGACTCCAGGCAACCCGACGCTCTCCCTGGTCGACATCGAGGCGGTCGTGCGCCAGGCTGGAACGGTGCCGGTCGCCGTCGACTCGACCTTCGCCACGCCAGTCCTGCAGCGGCCGCTCGCCCATGGCGCGACCTACAGCATTCACAGCGCGACCAAGTTCCTCTCCGGGCACGGCGACGTGATCGCCGGCGTCGTCGCCTGCAGCGAGCCGGCCGCGGCGGGACTGCGCCAGGTGCGCATCCTCACCGGGTCGCTCCTCCACCCCTGGGCGGCCTATCTGCTGCACCGGAGCCTCCCGACCCTGCCGCTGCGGGTGCGGCGTGCGCAGGAGAGTGCCGCCTTCGTGGCCCGGAAGCTCGCCGCCCATCCCGGCGTCACGCGCGTCCTCTACCCGGGCCTTCCCGGAGGCGACCCGCTGGGGCTCGTGGGGCGCCAGATGAGCGGCCCCGGTGCGATCCTCGCTTTCGAAGTGGCGGGTGGCGCGGCGGCGGCGCGGCGGATCCTGCAGAACGTGAAGCTCGCCACACCGGCGGTCTCGCTCGGCTCGACCGACACCCTGATCGAGCACCCGGCGGGCCTCACCCACCGCCTGGTCGACCCGGCGGCGCTCGCCGCCGAGGGCATCACCCCCGGGCTCCTGCGCCTCTCCGTCGGCATCGAAGACCCCGCCGACATCTGGCGCGACCTCGAGACGGCGATTCTGCTGGCGGCCGAAAGTCCGGCTGGGAGCGCAGAGCTCGCCGGTGCCCGCTGA